In the Sphingobacterium sp. PCS056 genome, GTAAAAATCCGACGCTTTGGGCATCAGACTTCCGAAGATTTTAAAATTAAATTGCGTGACCTGAAAAAAAGTGGCGCCCAAGATCTGATTTTAGACCTTAGAGGTAATGGTGGTGGTTATGTACATACCGCCATTGAAATGGCCAGCATGTTTTTCAAAGAGAAACGCCTGTTGATGTATACTGAAGGAGCAAACGAGTTACGTCGTGACTACTTCTCTACCGAGCCGGGCAACTTTAGTGACGGTCGTATTGTTGTTCTTATTAATGAAGAAACAGCCTCGGCAAGTGAAATTGTGACCGGAGCTCTACAGGATTTGGATAGAGGTACCGTAGTCGGTCGCAGATCTTATGGAAAAGGATTGGTTCAAGAGCAGTTTGACTTTGCAGATGGATCTGCAGTCAACCTGACTGTTGCTCGCTATTACACGCCATTAGGACGGTGTATTCAAAGAAAGTATACTCGGGCAAATTATGATCAGTCTAAATATATGACCACATTTGATCTTTGGACATTGGATACAGAGTATAATACACATGAAATGTATACCACTAGCAAAGGCAAAATGTTATTTGGAGGAGGAGGTATACAGCCTGATATTGTAATCCCTATAGACTCCAATGAAATAAGTGCCAAGTATAGAGAGATTTATCATTCCAATAGTATACAAGAGTTTGTCTATGATCGTTTTACAAAGAAATTGCCAGCATACTCAATAGAAAATTTCTTAAGTGGTTATAATTTACCAGATCAAGAATTTAATGATTTTATTTCCTTTTTATCTAGAAAAGGTATTGCGGTCAATAAGTTAGAGGCAGATCGCCTTCATCAGATCATTCAGTCTGACATCGAAGCTTTGGTCGGGCGGTATTATTTTGGTAGAGAAGCTTATTTTAAGATCAAGAACAGGAAAGATCAATTTGTTGCAAGTGCCTTACGTGCATTAGGTATTCAGATCAGCTAGTTTTTCAATTTTAGATCACTCCAGATCGGATAGTGATCAGATAGCTTTCTTTTGACCACGTGATAATTTAATACCTCAAATGCAGGGCTGGCAAAAATATAATCAATCTGAAAGATCGGCAACATTTCATAATGTGTGACTCCCCAGCCGGCACCTTTTTCTTTAAAGGCATTATGAAGACCTTTGCTCACTAGATTTACAGAATAACTCATTGGTGTATCATTAAAATCTCCCATCACGATGTACGGAGAAGTACAGGCGTTCATATGTCTTTTTAAAGAACTAGCTTGCTCACTTCTGAATTCAAAAGCATTTTTTAGCTTTCTGCCCAAACGTCTTGAAGCTTGATTGTGGGTTTCATTTTTACTTGATGGATTTTGAATAAATTCTTTATCTTCATTTTGAAGCGCAAATGATCTGAGATGAACATTGTATACGCGAATTGTACTGTCATTTTTCTTAATATCAGCATAAGAAATTCGATTGATACCATAGTCATTGTCTAAAATATTTCCTGAATTCACAATCGGATATTTCGAAAAAATAGTCATACCATAAGCCTCATAATCATTCTTAGAACTTTCAGCAAAATAATGATAGTCATACCCCAGTTTGATTTTAAATTCATTGGAGATGACGTATTTTCCTTTTATTTTACTGTAATATTCCTGAAAACATACGATGTCAGGTTTGATACTATCCAATATTGTCAAGGCATCATTTTTAAAGTTTTTCTTAGCATCGTGTATATCCTTAAAAAGATGAGCATTGAAACTTAAAACACGAATATAATCTGTTGTTTTTGCAGTAATTGGAGCGGTGGACCTGGGGTTCCAATGTTTGGTTAATAAAGGCCATCCGATTAGGATGGTCAGCAAAGAAAAGATTAGCATTTTTGGCTTTCGTAATAACCAATAAGCAATAAAACCGATGTTTATAAGGAGAATAGGCAGGTATCCTAGACCAAAAAAAGCAATTGGCCAAAATGTTTTAGGATTGATGAAAGCGGCTGAATAACTAATCAATAAGGCAACAATGGCAAGAATGTTGAAAATGAAAACCGTCCTGCTCAAATAACCCAATCTTTTTTTTACGAGTGCCCGCCTAGCCATCTATCTTATTGTTATTGCTTGCTTTAAATAGAATTTCTTTTTCGTGAGTACTTAAACTATCGTATCCGGATAAAGATATCTTATCCAATATTTGGTCGATCTGATCCTGATTGGGTAAATCATATCGGTGTTGAGGCATTGATCGTTCACCATGTCCGACTACTACTTTTAGTTTTGAACGTTTTTTATCTTTCTTTTTAAATATTTTAGACCAATCCATACCAGATTGCAATGCATAAGTGTACCCCATGCCAAATATAACAGCGCAAAAATAACTGATAGCAGCTGGTTTATTTGTCAGTATGAAGAATAAGAATTGTATGGCAAAATACACAATAGCAATGGTCTTTAATTTTACATTTCCAAATAATAGAAGCCTCAGTTCATACTTAGGAACTAAAGTCGCTATTGATGCTAAAATGGCCGCAATAGTGATCGAACCTGTATTTAAATAAGGATTAGGTAAATTAGAAAAAAGTGCAAGATGTGAAAAGATCAAAAAGATCAGTCCCGCAAGCAACCCAGAAAAGATATAAATAAACAGAAATTGTCGTTTACTTAGAAAATTGAAGAAAATATTCCCTAACCAATAGAGCCATAAACAATCAAAAGCAACATTAAATAGTCCCGTATAAAGAAAATTGTAAGTCAGTAGAGACCAAGGCTGTTGAATAAAAGCTTGAAAATTTGTTGGTAAACTTAATTGATCGACCGTCCATTGAAAAAGAGGTATAGGTATAATCTTCAATTCAAAAAGAATATCAAAAAGATAGATCAAGATAAACAGAGCAACATTTCCACTGATAATAAATGGAATAGGGGATCCTGAACCGAAGGTTGTCCTGATAAAGTTTTTGAACGAATTTTCCCTCATGTTATAAAGATAATTAATATATTCCTTTTTTAATACCCCAAGCTTTTAGCAATAGGTAACCAAATAATGCTCCTCCAACGTGCGCTAAATGGGCAATAGACCCTCCTGAATTTGAAAATCCTAAATAGATTTCAATCAAGATCATGATTGGGATAAAATATTTCGCCTTTATCGGTACAGGTATAAAGATAAGTGCAAGCTTGAGATTGGGGAATAAGTAGGCAAAAGCTAACAACAAACCATAAATAGCACCAGAAGCACCTACCAATGGCGTATTATAGATTGAAACTAAAGTTCCTAAACCTGCCTGAGATATATTAGGGCTGTCGCTATATACCATGCCCGAGATCATATCAAACTTTAGACTACTGCCTGGATTAACTACACCAGCGATTTGATACACTTCAAATGCCTGAACGCCAAATTGAAGAACCAGAGCTCCAATTCCAGTTAATAAATAAAAATTTAGAAAACGCTTTGATCCCAATACCTGTTCGATGATCGGACCAAACATCACTAGTGAAAACATATTAAAGAAAATATGTGTAAAACCTCCATGCATAAACATATAGGTAATGATTTGCCACACATTGAAAAAAGGAGAGTCAGGATAATAGACCCCAAAAAGTCTCGTTGAGTTTTCAAAGATCATCGAACCAACAAAACAAACCACATTTATGATAAGTAAGTTTTTAGTTACTGTAGGTAAATTTGAAAGAGGGTTAGCGCTATTCATAAATTTAAATTAGTTTTTACTAAACTTTTCTAGGAGTTCCTGTAAGGTAATGGTAATAACGATTGGTTTTCCGAAAATAGAAATATTTGGAGATTCGCAAGCAAATAATTGATCAATAAGTTCTGATATCGCATTGTTATCCAAGAAAGTTCCTGGTTTTATTGCAGCATTGCGTGCTAGGCTTTTCGCTAAATTTTCGCGTTTTTCAATTTTAAAATCGCTCAAATTGTTTTTATAGTCTTCTAAAATCTGTTCAATGATTTTACGTTCATCAATTCCAGTCCCTAGATCTGCAGGAATACCGTCAATAATGTAACTATTTTTACCAAATGAACGAATTTGAAACCCTAAACTTTGGATATCTTCCAAAAGATCTTGCATCAATTCATTATCTGATGGATTTAAGTCAATACTTTGTGGGAATAAACTTTGTTGGCTCAATCCTTTGTGTTGGTCGAGCTGTGATTTGAATTGTTCAAACAAAATACGTTCGTGTGCCGCCTGTTGATCGATGAGCATGACTCCAGAATGAATCTGCGAGACAATAAATCTATTGTGGATTTGAAAAAACTGCTTGGTAGTTACTTGACTATTAACCCCGGGTAGTTGATGAATAGAACGCTCTTGCTGCTCATGTTCAAGCGGCAACTGCATGGATTCATCTCGCTCTGTGATTTGATATAAAGTATCCCAATTTTGTGGAATGGCCGATTTTTTCTCAAAACCTGCCATATAGTTATCAGCACGTGAAAATGTTGTTTTAGTGACTTGATCCGGTTCAAAAGGATTAAAATCAGGGTTGAAACTAACGGTAGGCACAATGATTTCATCCAAAGGTTTTGGAGTAATCATGTTCGAAAAACCTGTTTCTTGCTCAAAATCCAGCGATGGTGCAATGTTATAGCGACCGAGGGATCTTTTGACAGCAGATCGGATGATGGCATAAATCGCTTTTTCATCTTCATATTTAATCTCGGTCTTCGTTGGATGAACATTAATATCGATTTTTGAAGGATCAATATCAATAAATAATACATACAAAGGAAAGGTCTCTGCAGGAAGAATTTCCTCAAAGGCATTCATAACAGCATGATTCAGATAATGATCTCTGATAAATCTTTTGTTGACAAAGAAAAATTGCTCACCCCTTGTTTTTTTAGCAAATTGAGGCTTACCGACAAAGCCATTCACCTTAATAATAGAAGTATCCTCTTCCACAGGTACTAATCGCTGATTGTATGTATTCCCAAAAAGATGAACAATACGCTGTTTTAAGGTCTCCGCTGGTAAATGAAACATTTCATTTCCATCACTATGTAGAGTCAAAAAGATCTCCGGATTAGCTAATGCTATCCGTTGAAATTCTTCTATAATATGGCGCATTTCTACCGAGTTACTTTTTAAAAAGTTACGGCGTGCGGGTATATTGAAAAAAAGATTTTTAATAGAAATATTGGTGCCTGCAGCTACTGCTTCAGGAGCTTGAGTGATGATTTTTGAACCTTCGATCTCGACAACAGTACCCAATTCATCCTCAAATCGACGTGTTTTCAATGTCACATGTGCAATGGCTGCGATAGAAGCCATCGCTTCTCCACGAAATCCCATTGTACGAATGGCAAACAAGTCTTCTGCTTTACGAATTTTGGAAGTAGCATGTCGTTCAAAACAAAGACGTGCATCCGTCACGCTCATTCCACAACCATTATCAATCACTTGAATTAATGATTTTCCAGCATCTTTGATGATCAATTGTATCTTGTCAGCTCCAGCATCTATAGCATTTTCAATCAATTCTTTAATAGCAGCGGCAGGTCTTTGTACGACTTCACCTGCTGCAATCTGATTGGCAACATTATCTGGTAGTAATTGAATAATATCCGACATATGATGCGAAGTTACGAAATTAATGAGGAATGATTTTAATTCCGTTAGAAAGTTGTCGTATAAATTACATTACTTATCAACTTTCATGCTTTAAATTTGATACACCAACTAGGTGTATCAAATTTAATCTGGATTATTTCATTTCCAACTTTAGGAATCGGGCCGTTTCGCTATCCTTATTTTTGATTAAGCCTTCTGGTGTACCAGAAAATAATACTTTACCACCATCTTTACCTCCTTCAGGACCAATATCGATGACCCAGTCGGCGCACTTGATCACATCTAAATTATGCTCAATGATCAAGATGGTATTACCACGGTCAACCAAGCGGTTGATCACACCCATCAACACATTCACGTCTTCAAAGTGTAAACCAGTTGTTGGCTCATCCAAGATATAGAAGGTGTTACCGGTATCTTTTTTAGAGAGCTCAGTAGCCAATTTAATCCGTTGAGCTTCACCTCCAGATAGCGTTGTCGATGACTGTCCCAATGTAATATATCCTAAGCCAACATCCTGCAATGTTTTTATTTTACGATAGATAGAAGGGATGTTTTCGAAGAAAACAACAGCCTCATCCACACTCATGTCCAATACATCGGATATGGATTTACTTCTGAAGCGTACTTCCAAAGTTTCTCTGTTATAGCGTTTTCCATGACATGTTTCACAAGGAACCTGAACATCAGGTAGAAAGTTCATTTCAACGACTTTCATTCCCCCACCTTGGCAGGTTTCACAGCGTCCACCCTTGACATTAAAGGAGAATCTTCCGGGTTTATAGCCTCTTATTTTCGCTTCAGGTAGTTGAACAAACAAGGTTCTGATATCTGAAAATACACCTGTATAAGTAGAAGGATTTGATCGTGGTGTACGACCGATTGGACTTTGGTCGATTTCAATAACCTTATCAATATGCTCTAATCCATCAATACTCTTATAAGGAAGAGGAATACCTTTTGCGCGGAAAAAATGTTTATTTAAGATCGGATATAATGTACCTGTAATCAGACTTGATTTTCCAGAACCGGAAACACCTGATACTAAAATCAATTTTCCTAATGGAAAATCAACAGAAACATTTTTTAAATTATTTCCTGTAGCTCCTTTTAGCGATAATGTTTTTCCATTACCAGTTCTTCTTTCAGAAGGGATGGCAACCTCTTTTTTACCGTTTAAATAAGCAGCTGTCAACGATTTTGATTTTAAAATATCTTTTGGTTTGCCCTCAGCCACCACCTGACCACCATTTACACCAGCAGCAGGTCCCATATCGATGACATAGTCGGCATTCAAAATCATATCTTTATCATGTTCAACAACTAATACCGAGTTGCCAATATCACGTAAATTTTTTAAAGAATTGATCAGTCTTTCATTATCTCTTTGATGGAGACCAATACTCGGTTCATCCAAGATATACAAGACATTGACGAGCTGAGAACCGATTTGTGTCGCAAGTCGGATACGTTGAGCTTCTCCTCCAGAAAGTGATTTTGAAGAACGATCTATAGTCAGGTAGTTTAATCCCACATCCAATAAAAATCCTAAGCGCGACTGTATTTCTTTTAATATTTCAGTTGCGATGATCTGTTGGCGTTCATCCAAAGAAGCATTTACATTTGAAAACCATTCGTACAGGGATTTGATATCCATATGCGCCAGTTCATAGATGTTTTTACCTGCAAATTTAAAATGCAACGATTCTTTCTTCAATCGTGCTCCTTGACAAGTTGGACAGACTATTTTTGATCGGAAATCATCTAAAGAAGACATATCGTCGCTAGATTTGCCTGATTGCTCTTCAAGCATTTTGAAAATACCTGAAAATT is a window encoding:
- a CDS encoding S41 family peptidase produces the protein MQGSIKRNIFVAATYAGVLLVGLLLGQKYADEQGNKQSTSILAGGLTGNSEKVQYLVNLISDNYVDKVSLDTIQDEAIQHIITRLDPFSTYLKPNERLAQAEALEGTFDGIGVEYFNLNDTLLVVGMIAGGPAEKSGMKIGDRLIKIANRNIAGVRVTEHVVDKLIRGKKGSTVDIMIKRNDEILTTPLKVVRDQVSVSTLDASYMIAPKIAYVKIRRFGHQTSEDFKIKLRDLKKSGAQDLILDLRGNGGGYVHTAIEMASMFFKEKRLLMYTEGANELRRDYFSTEPGNFSDGRIVVLINEETASASEIVTGALQDLDRGTVVGRRSYGKGLVQEQFDFADGSAVNLTVARYYTPLGRCIQRKYTRANYDQSKYMTTFDLWTLDTEYNTHEMYTTSKGKMLFGGGGIQPDIVIPIDSNEISAKYREIYHSNSIQEFVYDRFTKKLPAYSIENFLSGYNLPDQEFNDFISFLSRKGIAVNKLEADRLHQIIQSDIEALVGRYYFGREAYFKIKNRKDQFVASALRALGIQIS
- a CDS encoding endonuclease/exonuclease/phosphatase family protein, with translation MARRALVKKRLGYLSRTVFIFNILAIVALLISYSAAFINPKTFWPIAFFGLGYLPILLINIGFIAYWLLRKPKMLIFSLLTILIGWPLLTKHWNPRSTAPITAKTTDYIRVLSFNAHLFKDIHDAKKNFKNDALTILDSIKPDIVCFQEYYSKIKGKYVISNEFKIKLGYDYHYFAESSKNDYEAYGMTIFSKYPIVNSGNILDNDYGINRISYADIKKNDSTIRVYNVHLRSFALQNEDKEFIQNPSSKNETHNQASRRLGRKLKNAFEFRSEQASSLKRHMNACTSPYIVMGDFNDTPMSYSVNLVSKGLHNAFKEKGAGWGVTHYEMLPIFQIDYIFASPAFEVLNYHVVKRKLSDHYPIWSDLKLKN
- a CDS encoding rhomboid family intramembrane serine protease, encoding MRENSFKNFIRTTFGSGSPIPFIISGNVALFILIYLFDILFELKIIPIPLFQWTVDQLSLPTNFQAFIQQPWSLLTYNFLYTGLFNVAFDCLWLYWLGNIFFNFLSKRQFLFIYIFSGLLAGLIFLIFSHLALFSNLPNPYLNTGSITIAAILASIATLVPKYELRLLLFGNVKLKTIAIVYFAIQFLFFILTNKPAAISYFCAVIFGMGYTYALQSGMDWSKIFKKKDKKRSKLKVVVGHGERSMPQHRYDLPNQDQIDQILDKISLSGYDSLSTHEKEILFKASNNNKIDG
- a CDS encoding rhomboid family intramembrane serine protease — translated: MNSANPLSNLPTVTKNLLIINVVCFVGSMIFENSTRLFGVYYPDSPFFNVWQIITYMFMHGGFTHIFFNMFSLVMFGPIIEQVLGSKRFLNFYLLTGIGALVLQFGVQAFEVYQIAGVVNPGSSLKFDMISGMVYSDSPNISQAGLGTLVSIYNTPLVGASGAIYGLLLAFAYLFPNLKLALIFIPVPIKAKYFIPIMILIEIYLGFSNSGGSIAHLAHVGGALFGYLLLKAWGIKKGIY
- the mutL gene encoding DNA mismatch repair endonuclease MutL, coding for MSDIIQLLPDNVANQIAAGEVVQRPAAAIKELIENAIDAGADKIQLIIKDAGKSLIQVIDNGCGMSVTDARLCFERHATSKIRKAEDLFAIRTMGFRGEAMASIAAIAHVTLKTRRFEDELGTVVEIEGSKIITQAPEAVAAGTNISIKNLFFNIPARRNFLKSNSVEMRHIIEEFQRIALANPEIFLTLHSDGNEMFHLPAETLKQRIVHLFGNTYNQRLVPVEEDTSIIKVNGFVGKPQFAKKTRGEQFFFVNKRFIRDHYLNHAVMNAFEEILPAETFPLYVLFIDIDPSKIDINVHPTKTEIKYEDEKAIYAIIRSAVKRSLGRYNIAPSLDFEQETGFSNMITPKPLDEIIVPTVSFNPDFNPFEPDQVTKTTFSRADNYMAGFEKKSAIPQNWDTLYQITERDESMQLPLEHEQQERSIHQLPGVNSQVTTKQFFQIHNRFIVSQIHSGVMLIDQQAAHERILFEQFKSQLDQHKGLSQQSLFPQSIDLNPSDNELMQDLLEDIQSLGFQIRSFGKNSYIIDGIPADLGTGIDERKIIEQILEDYKNNLSDFKIEKRENLAKSLARNAAIKPGTFLDNNAISELIDQLFACESPNISIFGKPIVITITLQELLEKFSKN
- the uvrA gene encoding excinuclease ABC subunit UvrA encodes the protein MTKKITPDLGEQNEVQVFGARVHNLKNIDISFPRNELVVITGLSGSGKSSLAFDTIYAEGQRRYMETFSAYSRQFLGGMERPDVDKISGLSPVISIEQKTTSKNPRSTVGTITEVYDFMRLLFARASEAFSYITGNRMQRMSDDQIVDRILTDFDGQALNILAPVIKGRKGHYRELFEQIRKQGYVKVRVDGEIVDLTPKMQVDRYKIHDIEIVVDRLKVTADDKKRLQTSVMQAMKTAKGIIKVANQENDEQFFSRYLMDAESGISYDEPQPNTFSFNSPYGACPKCDGLGYIFEIDKNTVIPDRKLSIQKGGLAPLGPAKETWNFQVLKAVAKKLDFSLSTPLEKLTEEQLDTLLFGAEEPISVAVSYGSYDVRDYRIEFSGIFKMLEEQSGKSSDDMSSLDDFRSKIVCPTCQGARLKKESLHFKFAGKNIYELAHMDIKSLYEWFSNVNASLDERQQIIATEILKEIQSRLGFLLDVGLNYLTIDRSSKSLSGGEAQRIRLATQIGSQLVNVLYILDEPSIGLHQRDNERLINSLKNLRDIGNSVLVVEHDKDMILNADYVIDMGPAAGVNGGQVVAEGKPKDILKSKSLTAAYLNGKKEVAIPSERRTGNGKTLSLKGATGNNLKNVSVDFPLGKLILVSGVSGSGKSSLITGTLYPILNKHFFRAKGIPLPYKSIDGLEHIDKVIEIDQSPIGRTPRSNPSTYTGVFSDIRTLFVQLPEAKIRGYKPGRFSFNVKGGRCETCQGGGMKVVEMNFLPDVQVPCETCHGKRYNRETLEVRFRSKSISDVLDMSVDEAVVFFENIPSIYRKIKTLQDVGLGYITLGQSSTTLSGGEAQRIKLATELSKKDTGNTFYILDEPTTGLHFEDVNVLMGVINRLVDRGNTILIIEHNLDVIKCADWVIDIGPEGGKDGGKVLFSGTPEGLIKNKDSETARFLKLEMK